Proteins found in one Anopheles aquasalis chromosome 3, idAnoAquaMG_Q_19, whole genome shotgun sequence genomic segment:
- the LOC126574203 gene encoding solute carrier family 45 member 4-like: MAFIAPILFSLGLSYSVMSMIWALPPTVGMLFIPVIGSVSDRCRLSWGRRRPVLLALGIAVLMAMMLIPCGGLIAQTLGLDHLVFMVTLIALGITVTDSGVGAATALCQTYALEVCAIPDHARVLNMMIFLKGVGTILGSSIGAIDWNALPLGIGSVNNETIVFLTTWIVFVVCLVSTLTSYREIPLPVMEKDAMLRPVTHHEIDIHLNRQQQVDCPLIPIEETVSEQLQCRQLIHSIIHMPLAMKKVYITAMLSSMSNMIFQLFLSDFVATKVFHGDVKAPKESEEFQMYEAGVRYRCMGMMLQATSVALFSLVSKRLMDRFGIRRMSSITNPIPYLLLSHYHSKNALILGLVLGSIVDAVGTCTVTLFIAGGCAFLAAISASTIMYLDL; the protein is encoded by the exons ATGGCATTCATAGCACCGATACTCTTCTCCCTGGGCCTTTCGTACTCGGTGATGTCAATGATATGGGCACTACCACCGACAGTAGGCATGCTGTTTATTCCCGTCATAGGATCGGTGAGCGATCGTTGCCGGTTGTCCTGGGGTCGCCGACGTCCCGTGCTGCTTGCACTTGGGATCGCCGTCCTGATGGCCATGATGCTGATACCTTGCGGTGGATTGATCGCGCAAACCCTCGGACTAGATCATCTCGTTTTTATGGTGACACTTATCGCTCTCGGAATAACGGTGACTGATAGTGGTGTTGGAGCGGCCACCGCTCTCTGTCAAACGTATGCCCTGGAGGTTTGCGCAATACCGGACCATGCTCGTGTTCTTAATATGATGATATTTTTGAAGGGTGTAGGCACAATACTCGGATCGTCGATCGGTGCTATCGATTGGAATGCGCTTCCGTTGGGAATAGGCTCGGTAAACAACGAGACCATCGTGTTCTTGACGACCTGGATCGTatttgtggtgtgtttggttaGCACGTTGACCAGCTACAGGGAAATTCCATTACCAGTCATGGAGAAGGATGCCATGTTGCGGCCAGTGACGCACCACGAGATAGATATCCATCTgaaccgacaacaacaagtgGATTGTCCTTTGATACCGATCGAGGAAACAGTCTCGGAACAACTTCAATGTCGTCAGTTGAtccacagcatcatccacaTGCCGCTGGCAATGAAGAAAGTCTACATTACGGCTATGCTGTCATCAATGAGCAACATGATCTTCCAGCTGTTCCTTTCCGACTTTGTTGCTACAAAAGTGTTCCACGGGGATGTGAAG GCGCCTAAAGAATCGGAAGAGTTTCAGATGTATGAGGCCGGAGTACGTTATCGTTGCATGGGAATGATGCTGCAAGCGACGTCTGTCGCACTGTTCTCATTGGTGAGCAAACGGCTGATGGATCGTTTCGGTATTCGCAGAAT GTCCAGTATCACCAATCCCATTCCATACCTGCTGTTATCACATTACCACTCTAAGAATGCG TTGATTCTTGGCTTGGTACTCGGAAGCATTGTCGATGCAGTAGGAACATGCACGGTAACACTCTTCATAGCAGGTGGTTGTGCCTTTCTTGCGGCCATCTCTGCCAGCACCATTATGTACCTGGACCTTTGA